From the bacterium genome, the window GACTTGCCAGTTGGCCCAGGACTGATCGTCTACGCTGTCGACGGTGATGACCATGATCCGGCCCTCCTCGATAAAGCCGGCAATAGCCTCGACCATGCCGAAATCGGCGTATTCGTTGTGCCGTCCGCCCTGACAGGGAAAGACCAGAGCCGGCTTTCCCGCATGGCCGTAGACATTGATCCCCATCTCCTGCCCGAGACGGCTGCTGTACCAGCTGTGATGTTCGGTGTGCACGTGTTCCTCGTAATGGGATGCTCAGGTCTGTTTGAGGATAAAAGCCGCGATCGCTTCGATCTCCTCAAGATCGGGCGAGCGGAAGAGGTACCCGTAATCACCCAGTGCGGCACTGAAAACGCCGTTGATTGCCTCGTGATGCACCAGCTGCCGCTCGAAGGTGCGAAGGATCTCCTCATGGCTCCAGGTATAGCGGCGGTTGTACTTGCGGCCGGCATAGCAGCAGTGGTAGGGGCGGTCATAACGGGCGGTGAAGCGGTTATGAGTGACCACATGCGCCCATTCATGGTAGATATCGATGTCGTTGGCGAAATTGAACATATCGGTCGTCATGCCGCCGGGCGGGCGCATGTTCACCTCGAGGGCGACGATCCGGCCTTCCTTTTGCGTGCGAAAAAACTCCAGATGGAAAAAGCGTTCGCGCAGATCGTAAGCCCGGAGAATACGGCGCCCGGCAAACTCGAGATCCGCCGGGATCTCGCGCAAGGAATAATAATAGATGTCACTGTCCTCGTTGACCGTCTCCATCACGCCCTTGCTGTAGCGGTGACTGGTGTAAAAAACCGGCTGGCCGTCGCGGTCGGTGAGGCCGTCAAAGGTGCAGATACTGCCCTGGATGAAGGCTTCGAGGATATAATCGGTCGGCGGTTTGGCCGCAAAAAAACGGTCGAGCTCGCCGTCGTTGTGGATCTTGTAGGTCCGTGAGGCTCCCACACCGATATCCGGCTTGGCGACGACTGGGTAGCCGGTCCGCCTAACCAGCTTGCGGGCCTCCGCGAGGGTATGGACAACAGCCCCCTCGGCAAAGGCAACACCAGCCTTTGCGAACATTTCCTTCATCAGGGATTTGCGCTTGACATGGGCGATGGTCTCGTCGTTGAGGCCGAAGATATTGAAATCGGTGCGCAGCCGCGCCTCGGTCTCCAGCCAGTATTCGTTCTGCGAGTCAAGCCGGTCGATTTTGCCATGCCGGTGCGTGAGCCAGCCCACCCCGCGCAGCAGCTCGTCGTAGTTGTGCATGTCATTGACCCGATAGTACTCGGTGAGCACCGCCCGCAGCGCCGGGTTGAGCAGCTCATAGGGCTCGTCCGCCAGCCCCAGGACGTTCACGCCCAGGTGATGGAGATGGACGCAAAACTGGAAATAGTTAGGCGGAAAGTGCGGGGAAAGAAAGACGAAATTCACACGGATTCCTCTAGTCTGGATGCCGAAGAAAGATGGCCTGCAGCCGGAACAATTGCACCGCAATACAAGTAGAAAACACAACTTTACATCCGGGAAATTCCTGCAAAATCAATCGGATGCAGGTAATTATAGAGGTTAAGAGCCTGAGCGTTTTCTTGATGATGGTCACGTTCAG encodes:
- a CDS encoding ATP-grasp domain-containing protein; this encodes MNFVFLSPHFPPNYFQFCVHLHHLGVNVLGLADEPYELLNPALRAVLTEYYRVNDMHNYDELLRGVGWLTHRHGKIDRLDSQNEYWLETEARLRTDFNIFGLNDETIAHVKRKSLMKEMFAKAGVAFAEGAVVHTLAEARKLVRRTGYPVVAKPDIGVGASRTYKIHNDGELDRFFAAKPPTDYILEAFIQGSICTFDGLTDRDGQPVFYTSHRYSKGVMETVNEDSDIYYYSLREIPADLEFAGRRILRAYDLRERFFHLEFFRTQKEGRIVALEVNMRPPGGMTTDMFNFANDIDIYHEWAHVVTHNRFTARYDRPYHCCYAGRKYNRRYTWSHEEILRTFERQLVHHEAINGVFSAALGDYGYLFRSPDLEEIEAIAAFILKQT